A region from the Ptychodera flava strain L36383 chromosome 12, AS_Pfla_20210202, whole genome shotgun sequence genome encodes:
- the LOC139144847 gene encoding protein unc-119 homolog B-like isoform X1, with amino-acid sequence MSTQSPEKKSGSEKKKGGGFLGRKAKAKKQTETVTEEELLEKKEVSPEDVLKLVKCTENYLCEPDANVFNIDFTRFKIRDMDSGTVLFEIAKPPPSEDDDDVEPDSEEIDPNAGRFVRYQFTPQFLKLQNVGATVEFTVGDKPVNNFRMIERHYFREKLLKSFDFNFGFCIPNSKNTCEHIYEFPELTAEESQEMIDNPFETRSDSYYFVDNKLIMHNKADYAYNGGQGAM; translated from the exons ATGAGTACGCAGTCGCCTGAGAAGAAAAGTGGTTCTGAAAAAAAGAAGGGAGGAGGATTTCTTGGAAGGAAAGCCAAAGcgaagaaacaaacagaaaCTGTCACAGAAGAGGAGCTGCTCGAAAAAAAAGAAGTATCGCCCGAAGATGTTCTTAAATTAGTAAAATGCACAGAAA ATTATCTGTGTGAACCAGACGCGAATGTCTTCAACATAGACTTTACAAGGTTCAAAATCCGAGACATGGACTCAGGCACAGTCTTGTTTGAAATAGCCAAACCTCCTCCATCAG AAGATGATGACGATGTTGAACCAGATTCTGAGGAAATAGATCCAAACGCCGGTAGATTTGTAAGATACCAATTCACGCCTCAATTCTTGAAATTACAAAACGTTGGTGCGAC GGTTGAATTTACAGTAGGTGACAAGCCAGTGAATAATTTCCGAATGATTGAGAGACATTACTTCAGAGAAAAGCTGCTTAAGAGTTTTGATTTCAACTTTGGCTTCTGCATTCCAAACAGTAAGAACACATGTGAACATATATACGAATTTCCTGAACTCACAGCTGAAGAAA gtcaagaaatgattgacaatCCCTTTGAAACCAGGTCTGACAGCTATTACTTTGTGGACAAcaaactgatcatgcataacAAGGCTGATTATGCGTACAACGGTGGGCAGGGAGCCATGTAA
- the LOC139144847 gene encoding protein unc-119 homolog B-like isoform X2: MSTQSPEKKSGSEKKKGGGFLGRKAKAKKQTETVTEEELLEKKEVSPEDVLKLVKCTENYLCEPDANVFNIDFTRFKIRDMDSGTVLFEIAKPPPSDDDDVEPDSEEIDPNAGRFVRYQFTPQFLKLQNVGATVEFTVGDKPVNNFRMIERHYFREKLLKSFDFNFGFCIPNSKNTCEHIYEFPELTAEESQEMIDNPFETRSDSYYFVDNKLIMHNKADYAYNGGQGAM; encoded by the exons ATGAGTACGCAGTCGCCTGAGAAGAAAAGTGGTTCTGAAAAAAAGAAGGGAGGAGGATTTCTTGGAAGGAAAGCCAAAGcgaagaaacaaacagaaaCTGTCACAGAAGAGGAGCTGCTCGAAAAAAAAGAAGTATCGCCCGAAGATGTTCTTAAATTAGTAAAATGCACAGAAA ATTATCTGTGTGAACCAGACGCGAATGTCTTCAACATAGACTTTACAAGGTTCAAAATCCGAGACATGGACTCAGGCACAGTCTTGTTTGAAATAGCCAAACCTCCTCCATCAG ATGATGACGATGTTGAACCAGATTCTGAGGAAATAGATCCAAACGCCGGTAGATTTGTAAGATACCAATTCACGCCTCAATTCTTGAAATTACAAAACGTTGGTGCGAC GGTTGAATTTACAGTAGGTGACAAGCCAGTGAATAATTTCCGAATGATTGAGAGACATTACTTCAGAGAAAAGCTGCTTAAGAGTTTTGATTTCAACTTTGGCTTCTGCATTCCAAACAGTAAGAACACATGTGAACATATATACGAATTTCCTGAACTCACAGCTGAAGAAA gtcaagaaatgattgacaatCCCTTTGAAACCAGGTCTGACAGCTATTACTTTGTGGACAAcaaactgatcatgcataacAAGGCTGATTATGCGTACAACGGTGGGCAGGGAGCCATGTAA
- the LOC139144847 gene encoding protein unc-119 homolog B-like isoform X3 translates to MSTQSPEKKSGSEKKKGGGFLGRKAKAKKQTETVTEEELLEKKEVSPEDVLKLVKCTENYLCEPDANVFNIDFTRFKIRDMDSGTVLFEIAKPPPSEDDDDVEPDSEEIDPNAGRFVRYQFTPQFLKLQNVGATVEFTVGDKPVNNFRMIERHYFREKLLKSFDFNFGFCIPNSKNTCEHIYEFPELTAEESKYSVLHSVMTSSFKAMLPRVSY, encoded by the exons ATGAGTACGCAGTCGCCTGAGAAGAAAAGTGGTTCTGAAAAAAAGAAGGGAGGAGGATTTCTTGGAAGGAAAGCCAAAGcgaagaaacaaacagaaaCTGTCACAGAAGAGGAGCTGCTCGAAAAAAAAGAAGTATCGCCCGAAGATGTTCTTAAATTAGTAAAATGCACAGAAA ATTATCTGTGTGAACCAGACGCGAATGTCTTCAACATAGACTTTACAAGGTTCAAAATCCGAGACATGGACTCAGGCACAGTCTTGTTTGAAATAGCCAAACCTCCTCCATCAG AAGATGATGACGATGTTGAACCAGATTCTGAGGAAATAGATCCAAACGCCGGTAGATTTGTAAGATACCAATTCACGCCTCAATTCTTGAAATTACAAAACGTTGGTGCGAC GGTTGAATTTACAGTAGGTGACAAGCCAGTGAATAATTTCCGAATGATTGAGAGACATTACTTCAGAGAAAAGCTGCTTAAGAGTTTTGATTTCAACTTTGGCTTCTGCATTCCAAACAGTAAGAACACATGTGAACATATATACGAATTTCCTGAACTCACAGCTGAAGAAAGTAAGTACAGTGTACTCCACTC ggttatgaCTTCCTCTTTTAAAGCTATGCTACCGAGAGTTTCATATTGA